One Ignavibacterium album JCM 16511 genomic region harbors:
- the nuoE gene encoding NADH-quinone oxidoreductase subunit NuoE, with amino-acid sequence MDFKFTPENLERINAEIKKYPKKQSAVMAALYIAQEQNGYITSEVMKEIANILDMHPHDVLGVVTFYTRYHQKPMGKYHIQVCTNVSCMLRGGYDIWNQVKEKLGIDNMQVTQDGKFSLEEVECMGSCGTAPMFAINEDYFENLTKEKVNEILDSLKNTN; translated from the coding sequence ATGGACTTCAAATTCACACCGGAAAATTTAGAACGGATAAATGCTGAGATTAAAAAGTATCCGAAAAAGCAATCAGCTGTTATGGCTGCACTTTATATTGCTCAGGAACAGAATGGCTATATCACAAGCGAAGTGATGAAAGAAATTGCAAATATTCTTGATATGCATCCGCACGATGTTTTAGGCGTGGTTACATTCTATACGAGGTATCATCAGAAACCAATGGGCAAGTATCATATTCAGGTGTGCACAAATGTTTCGTGTATGCTCAGAGGTGGTTATGATATCTGGAATCAGGTTAAAGAGAAACTTGGTATTGATAATATGCAGGTAACTCAGGATGGAAAATTCTCTCTTGAAGAAGTTGAATGTATGGGAAGTTGTGGAACTGCTCCAATGTTCGCAATAAATGAAGACTATTTTGAAAACCTTACCAAAGAAAAAGTTAACGAAATTTTAGATTCATTAAAGAATACAAACTAA
- a CDS encoding four helix bundle protein: MEKQFSHEKLIIYQKSLDFVEFVENILSRVKDKLHVYEQIDKSSTSIPLNIAEGTGKYSIKDKNKYYDIARGSASESAACLDVLLRRKRITVEENKEGKDILIEIISMLVGLVRSKSERVYEDDENYGSDFNNYQNLKD, from the coding sequence ATGGAAAAACAATTCAGTCACGAAAAATTAATTATTTATCAGAAGTCTTTAGATTTTGTAGAATTTGTCGAAAACATACTATCCAGAGTTAAAGATAAACTTCATGTTTACGAACAAATTGATAAAAGCTCCACATCAATCCCATTAAACATTGCGGAAGGAACTGGAAAATACTCTATTAAAGATAAGAACAAATACTATGATATTGCTCGTGGTTCAGCTTCAGAAAGTGCGGCTTGTCTCGATGTTTTGTTAAGAAGAAAACGAATCACAGTTGAAGAGAATAAAGAAGGTAAAGATATTTTAATTGAGATAATATCTATGTTGGTAGGTTTAGTCAGAAGTAAATCCGAACGGGTTTATGAAGATGATGAAAATTATGGCTCTGATTTTAATAACTACCAAAATTTAAAAGATTGA
- the nuoD gene encoding NADH dehydrogenase (quinone) subunit D: MEKLTKDDVHPKIVQALLKDTDITIEDALENEMILNMGPQHPATHGVLRVLLRLDGETVIGCVPELGYLHRGYEKMAENMSYYEYIPHTDRLDYISPMANNVAWVLAVEKLAGIEVPPRAQYIRMMVAELARITSHLVAVGAFAMDVGALTVFLWTLREREKVLDIWDILCGARFTNSYTRIGGVANDAPPEALAKVKWFIDQFDDNLTECEKLLNTNRIFIERLEGIGVMSGELALDLGVTGPSLRASGIEFDLRRATPYLKYNEIDFNIPTYTEGDSLARYFVRVDEMRESAKIVRQILEKMPQGEVLANSPKKVLPHKTEIYTRMEELIHDFMIVNFGINPPVGEIYHAIEGSKGELGFYLVSKGEGHPWKCKIRSPSFNNLQALPHLVKGHMISDVVAIIGSIDPIMGEADK, translated from the coding sequence ATGGAAAAACTAACAAAAGATGATGTCCATCCGAAAATAGTTCAGGCGCTTCTAAAAGATACTGACATAACAATTGAAGATGCCCTCGAAAATGAAATGATTCTTAATATGGGACCGCAGCATCCTGCAACTCACGGTGTGTTGCGTGTTTTATTAAGACTCGATGGCGAAACGGTTATAGGTTGCGTTCCTGAACTTGGCTATCTTCATCGTGGATATGAGAAGATGGCTGAGAATATGAGTTATTATGAGTACATCCCTCACACTGATAGACTTGATTACATTTCCCCTATGGCTAATAATGTTGCGTGGGTTTTAGCAGTTGAAAAGTTAGCTGGAATAGAAGTTCCACCAAGAGCACAATATATTCGTATGATGGTTGCTGAGCTTGCAAGAATTACTTCACATCTCGTTGCTGTTGGTGCATTTGCAATGGATGTTGGTGCTTTAACAGTATTCTTATGGACTTTGCGTGAACGGGAAAAAGTGCTTGATATCTGGGATATTCTTTGTGGTGCAAGATTCACAAACAGTTATACCAGAATAGGTGGAGTAGCTAATGATGCACCACCTGAAGCTTTGGCAAAAGTAAAATGGTTTATTGATCAGTTTGATGATAACCTTACTGAGTGTGAAAAGCTCTTAAACACAAACAGAATTTTTATTGAAAGACTTGAAGGAATAGGTGTGATGTCAGGTGAGCTTGCTTTGGATCTTGGTGTTACAGGACCAAGTTTGCGTGCATCAGGAATAGAATTCGATTTACGAAGAGCAACTCCTTATCTGAAGTACAACGAAATTGATTTTAATATTCCGACTTATACCGAAGGTGATTCTTTAGCTCGTTATTTTGTTCGTGTTGATGAGATGAGAGAAAGTGCAAAGATTGTAAGACAAATTTTGGAAAAGATGCCTCAGGGAGAAGTGCTTGCAAACAGTCCTAAAAAAGTTCTTCCTCACAAAACGGAAATTTATACCAGAATGGAAGAACTTATTCATGATTTTATGATTGTTAATTTTGGTATCAATCCTCCGGTAGGAGAAATTTATCATGCTATTGAAGGTTCAAAAGGAGAACTTGGATTTTACCTTGTAAGTAAAGGTGAAGGTCATCCATGGAAATGTAAAATTCGTTCACCGTCATTTAATAACTTACAAGCTTTGCCACATCTGGTTAAAGGACATATGATTTCGGATGTGGTGGCAATAATCGGAAGTATTGACCCTATAATGGGTGAAGCGGATAAGTGA
- a CDS encoding NADH-quinone oxidoreductase subunit C produces the protein MEFKQLIQQKLQSNFPDASLEFSEYKDEFCVKLDKKFIVPVCKFLKEDTDLQFHLCEDITAVDWATRKNRFTVVYHIFSLKNKFRLKLKADVDEKDCNIDSVSSVWRAANWQERECYDMYGIVFNNHPDLRRMYMPEDFEYHPLRKDFPLLGIPGSLPLPKK, from the coding sequence ATGGAATTTAAACAACTTATTCAGCAGAAATTACAATCAAACTTTCCAGATGCCAGTCTTGAATTTTCAGAATATAAAGATGAGTTCTGTGTAAAGCTTGATAAAAAATTTATCGTTCCTGTTTGTAAATTTCTCAAAGAGGATACTGATTTACAATTTCATTTATGTGAAGATATTACTGCAGTTGATTGGGCAACTCGCAAAAACAGATTTACTGTGGTTTATCATATCTTCTCGCTCAAGAACAAATTCCGATTAAAACTAAAAGCAGATGTTGATGAAAAGGATTGTAATATAGATTCGGTTTCATCTGTTTGGCGGGCTGCTAACTGGCAAGAAAGAGAATGTTATGATATGTACGGAATAGTTTTTAATAATCATCCGGATTTAAGAAGAATGTATATGCCCGAAGACTTTGAATATCATCCGTTGAGAAAAGATTTTCCTCTTCTTGGAATTCCGGGTTCACTTCCATTACCAAAAAAATAA
- a CDS encoding NADH-quinone oxidoreductase subunit B, giving the protein MGLEAKLNQDGFLVTKLDAIIGWARKNSVWPMPMGISCCAIEMMAVGDPKYDIARFGSEVMRFTPRQCDLMIVAGTVTYKMSHVVRKIYDQMPDPKWVIAMGACTSTGGMYRSYSVVQGIDQFLPVDVYVAGCPPRPDNLLNALIMIQEKIGKTRARDFQDLKLPELNVIQSN; this is encoded by the coding sequence ATGGGATTAGAAGCTAAATTAAATCAAGATGGATTTCTTGTAACCAAACTTGATGCTATAATTGGCTGGGCAAGAAAAAATTCTGTTTGGCCAATGCCTATGGGTATTTCCTGCTGTGCTATTGAAATGATGGCTGTTGGAGATCCAAAATATGATATTGCAAGATTTGGCTCAGAAGTAATGAGATTCACTCCACGTCAATGCGATTTGATGATTGTTGCAGGAACAGTTACCTACAAGATGTCACATGTTGTCAGAAAAATTTATGATCAGATGCCAGATCCAAAATGGGTAATTGCAATGGGCGCTTGCACATCAACCGGCGGAATGTATCGTTCTTATTCTGTTGTGCAGGGAATAGATCAGTTTTTGCCTGTTGATGTTTATGTTGCTGGTTGTCCACCAAGACCAGATAATCTCTTAAACGCTTTAATTATGATTCAGGAAAAAATCGGAAAAACCAGAGCAAGAGATTTTCAGGATCTGAAACTTCCGGAATTAAATGTAATACAATCAAACTAA
- a CDS encoding NADH-quinone oxidoreductase subunit A, with product MLEQYIPILLVITVALIFAVVTVFTSKIFGPQRPNKSKVSTYESGMQPIGTTNERVSVKYYLVAMLFIIFDLEVIFIYPWAVQFKKLFGELGISIFVSMFIFLVVLELGYLYAYKKGGFKWD from the coding sequence ATGCTGGAACAATATATACCAATTCTTCTCGTAATTACTGTTGCTCTTATTTTTGCAGTAGTAACTGTATTTACATCCAAAATTTTTGGACCTCAAAGACCTAATAAAAGCAAAGTTTCAACATACGAAAGCGGAATGCAACCAATTGGAACCACAAATGAAAGAGTATCAGTAAAATATTATCTGGTTGCTATGCTTTTCATAATTTTTGATCTGGAAGTGATTTTTATTTACCCATGGGCTGTTCAGTTCAAAAAATTATTTGGCGAATTGGGAATTTCAATTTTCGTTTCGATGTTTATATTCTTAGTAGTTCTTGAATTAGGTTATTTGTATGCTTATAAAAAAGGAGGATTCAAATGGGATTAG
- a CDS encoding ATP-binding protein, with translation MPQTHYHLEIESDPRNLITVEEFVNYFALDLGLDEEKLNGLLLSVTEATTNAIKHGNKNDISKLVNIDVDVVSDYLIISVKDQGAGFNPADVPDPTHPENLLKDSGRGLYLMRVYMDEVEFKNTPQGTETILKLKIK, from the coding sequence TTGCCACAGACACATTATCATTTAGAAATAGAAAGCGATCCACGAAATCTTATTACCGTTGAAGAGTTTGTAAATTATTTTGCATTAGATTTGGGACTTGATGAAGAGAAGCTCAATGGTCTTTTGCTTTCAGTTACTGAAGCTACTACTAATGCAATTAAACACGGTAATAAAAATGATATCAGCAAACTCGTCAATATTGATGTTGATGTTGTAAGCGACTATCTGATTATTTCTGTAAAAGACCAGGGCGCCGGATTTAATCCTGCCGATGTGCCTGATCCAACTCACCCTGAAAATCTACTTAAAGACTCAGGAAGGGGACTCTATCTTATGCGTGTTTATATGGATGAAGTTGAATTTAAGAATACACCTCAGGGAACGGAAACAATTCTTAAATTAAAAATAAAATAG